A window of Cohnella herbarum contains these coding sequences:
- a CDS encoding alpha/beta hydrolase: MADVNREWIRLWTGVAPGAQGSGDEDIPALQAYPVAEKGRGAVIVCPGGAYGMRADHEGEPIALWLNSIGIAAFVLRYRVAPYQYPCALKDVQRAVRYVRHFANDYGINGSKIGVLGFSAGGHLTTTIGTHYDSGNPDAEDPIDRESCRPEAIIPCYPVVTLKPPFTHEGSRMNLLGVESDPVMVDALSNESQVTPDTPPTFLWHTADDEAVPVENAILFASALSKNKVPFELHVYEKGRHGLGLAEEDSHVATWTSLCGTWLERQQF; this comes from the coding sequence TTGGCGGACGTAAACAGAGAGTGGATCAGACTTTGGACCGGGGTTGCTCCTGGGGCGCAAGGCAGCGGAGATGAGGATATTCCAGCGTTACAGGCTTATCCGGTTGCGGAGAAAGGCAGAGGAGCCGTTATCGTTTGTCCCGGGGGCGCTTACGGCATGCGAGCCGATCATGAAGGCGAACCGATTGCCCTATGGCTCAATAGCATCGGCATTGCTGCCTTCGTACTACGTTACAGGGTTGCGCCTTATCAATATCCTTGCGCGCTCAAGGATGTTCAGAGAGCCGTTCGGTACGTGCGGCATTTCGCGAACGACTACGGCATTAACGGAAGCAAAATCGGCGTACTCGGATTTTCCGCCGGAGGCCATTTAACGACAACGATCGGAACTCATTACGATTCCGGCAACCCGGACGCGGAGGATCCTATCGATCGCGAATCTTGCCGACCGGAGGCTATTATTCCATGTTATCCCGTCGTTACGCTCAAACCGCCTTTTACCCATGAAGGTTCCCGGATGAACTTATTAGGCGTCGAATCCGATCCGGTAATGGTAGATGCGTTAAGCAACGAGAGTCAAGTGACGCCGGATACTCCGCCGACGTTCCTCTGGCATACCGCGGACGATGAAGCCGTTCCCGTAGAGAATGCGATTCTTTTCGCAAGCGCGCTGAGCAAAAATAAGGTTCCTTTCGAGTTGCACGTTTACGAGAAAGGTCGTCACGGGTTAGGCTTGGCCGAAGAGGATTCTCATGTGGCTACATGGACATCCTTGTGCGGAACGTGGCTTGAACGACAGCAATTCTAA
- a CDS encoding transposase, whose amino-acid sequence MGEKRQHYSEEFKEQTVKYIQEQTKTLPQIGEDLNIPSGTLKQWMTKYRKFENEPLVDRATLHQKDKQLMEQERTIEDLKEEIAILKKAMHIFSKERN is encoded by the coding sequence ATGGGTGAGAAGAGACAGCATTACAGTGAAGAGTTTAAAGAACAGACTGTTAAATACATTCAGGAACAGACAAAGACATTGCCCCAGATCGGAGAAGATTTAAACATCCCAAGTGGTACGTTAAAACAGTGGATGACCAAGTACCGCAAGTTTGAGAATGAACCGCTTGTAGATCGTGCGACCCTTCACCAGAAAGATAAGCAACTGATGGAGCAAGAACGCACGATTGAGGATCTCAAGGAAGAAATCGCTATCCTAAAAAAGGCCATGCACATCTTCAGCAAAGAAAGGAACTAA
- a CDS encoding sensor histidine kinase: MLFVWIALWTVALILWVADPRSPVNRSLGAVAICGGAGALAATLADVFIPYLHSYHPQQRFEDALYTVQAGSSLVSYYGLPYFYLIFGMAYFPLNMSRSKLWAVYIALLIPIALSVIFTPPYNEKYPVTHSVIVWWAVPYILLGTVFVLSKRSRHFSISHSHWMICLAVLPPVLFAMLMSYVLPSFGMLRMWKYNTWFVVIGVAVFLIGLFTYGFLGLRVLIDRRKRDSTLRVVTSGTAILHHAIKNDAGKMRLFTDKMKAYAESTNQQDLLEDILVVQKASHHIQEMISRVHRRTEDLEIRPREVSMDALIRETLKQHEPLLRKIKLHVSIAEGWQCTLDPAQVAEALNNLISNAIDAMNGEGHLFITLRAGKRELTLEVRDTGPGMDKSASAKALEPFFTTKGGQEANFGLGLPYAYHVMRKHGGSLAIRSRKGVGTRVYLIFSKRRVLAVKRPTSSDLPATFQPL, translated from the coding sequence ATGCTTTTCGTCTGGATTGCTTTATGGACGGTAGCGTTGATCTTGTGGGTAGCCGATCCCCGTTCTCCCGTTAACCGCTCGTTAGGCGCGGTGGCTATATGCGGGGGAGCAGGGGCTTTGGCCGCGACGCTGGCCGACGTATTTATTCCTTATCTCCATTCGTATCATCCGCAACAACGTTTTGAAGATGCATTGTATACCGTACAAGCCGGTTCATCTTTGGTTTCTTATTATGGGCTTCCTTATTTTTATTTGATATTCGGGATGGCCTATTTTCCCTTGAACATGTCCCGCTCCAAGCTGTGGGCGGTTTATATTGCCTTGCTAATTCCCATTGCGTTGAGCGTTATTTTTACGCCCCCGTATAATGAGAAGTATCCGGTAACCCATTCCGTTATCGTGTGGTGGGCGGTTCCCTATATTCTGCTCGGCACGGTTTTCGTTCTGTCCAAGAGATCCCGCCATTTCTCGATATCCCATTCCCACTGGATGATTTGCTTGGCGGTGTTGCCGCCGGTTCTGTTCGCCATGCTGATGAGCTACGTTCTTCCGAGCTTCGGCATGCTTAGAATGTGGAAGTACAATACTTGGTTCGTCGTCATCGGCGTTGCGGTTTTTTTGATCGGATTGTTCACTTATGGATTTCTAGGGCTTAGGGTGCTGATCGATCGTCGCAAACGCGATTCCACGCTGCGAGTGGTCACCTCGGGTACGGCGATTCTGCATCATGCGATCAAGAACGACGCGGGGAAAATGCGGTTATTTACCGACAAAATGAAAGCCTATGCCGAATCGACGAATCAGCAGGATTTGTTAGAAGATATTCTTGTTGTCCAGAAAGCTTCCCATCATATCCAAGAGATGATTTCACGCGTTCATCGCCGCACGGAGGATTTGGAGATCCGGCCCAGAGAGGTCTCGATGGACGCTCTTATAAGGGAAACGTTAAAGCAACATGAACCGTTATTGCGGAAAATAAAGCTTCATGTCTCGATCGCCGAGGGTTGGCAGTGCACGTTGGATCCGGCGCAAGTCGCGGAGGCGCTCAATAATCTCATATCCAACGCTATCGATGCGATGAACGGAGAAGGTCATCTATTTATCACGCTGCGCGCAGGGAAAAGAGAGCTGACTTTGGAAGTTCGGGATACCGGACCGGGAATGGATAAGTCGGCGTCGGCCAAGGCGCTCGAACCTTTCTTTACGACGAAAGGCGGTCAAGAGGCGAATTTCGGACTCGGGTTGCCTTATGCGTATCATGTCATGCGGAAGCATGGGGGATCTCTGGCGATCCGCAGCAGGAAAGGCGTAGGCACTCGGGTTTACTTGATTTTTTCTAAGCGTCGGGTTCTCGCCGTTAAGAGACCAACTTCTTCAGATCTTCCTGCAACCTTTCAACCTCTTTAG
- a CDS encoding DUF5695 domain-containing protein has protein sequence MITQAEPRSNRFILFAAMLFVIALFLIVMPKFASAYTISNSNFNIQTGTNGEITSLQLAGDTFPTNYVMNGTNAPNQNTADHQWMGELMFKYKLGTGAWTNAWTSKSADGRTQSQSGNTVTVTYQNASNAEGIKNFKVVSTYSLANDYLLWSINVTNTSTQSIEIGDFGLPLPFNEFWTGGNNEEIYETRVLTHSFVGNNSSYITVGRPSGIGPSLLMIPDATTGAGFEYQDRWRIEEHPGSKWAMDQGGWVEGLNVFYIHSNVIKSTNRGYLPNTSLILAPNQSKTYSFKFFKVANENAVKDKLYVEGLIDVTAVPGMMFATNMKAKFDLRTSKAITSVTAQYPADTVIASLGAAAGGHNVYELTLNRLGPNNITVNYGSGEKTVLQFYAIEPIDAALQRHSTFMVNSTQWNAPGQLKDKVFDDWMMDTKAKRNVFNGYWGWGDDWGYTHGQFLAEKNVQTPVASEIIAVDQYLETAIWNSLMATNHSDYLIYDFLMPAPNTTPTYRGYAYPHIYNTYFSMYKIAKLYPNAVTYIQPRNTYLLRAYNIFKALYDGPVAYNWNTGLMGELTTPEIIKALQDEGYTTQANDVIAKMATKYNNFKNTTYPYGSEYNYDNTGEEAVYTLAKMNNNTTMKSKINAKTRAARGHMPVWYYYADPVTITGENWWNFQYTVSLAGYAMDDWIRNHSATPEVEQRMSYAAKIANVGAINSGQISSDPANIGAVAWTYQAEKGNYGALGHGGGPLQNGWRGMSGEADLGLFGAIKILSSDVAVDPIFGLYCYGCDVSSSGGNYSVIPKDGVFQRLNLITEKFGMELERDKYSAATVAIAKNYVNFTLSNTTPGTAHTTKVTFSGLAAGSYNILVNNAAAGSVNVTSGNKATISINVGTAATYDVKLQQGTPPANTAPVVNAGTNGTFTLPASVVLAGTVTDDGLPSGTVTTAWSLQSGPGTATFANAGAANTTATVTVAGTYVFKLTASDGSLSSSATVTHTVNPSLPVPEVVAKYLFNETSGTAASDSSGNGKHATLTGGTTWAAGHAGNALSLNGSNAYANLPNGIVSNLNDFTIATWVKVNSLSNWARIFDFGTGTSNYMFLAPQAGGAGIRFAITTGGNGSEQVLNAPVLPTGVWKHVAVTLTGTTGRLYVDGVQVAINASMTLKPSSLGTTNLNYIGKSQFGDPYLNGLVDDFQIYSRALSVTEIGTLFNGSPSSSNIAPLGTATTSFVSSWESLTGLNDGYTPTSSIDRGHPIYGNWDNPNTTQWVQYDFAQNYTISGVDVYWFDDDQGIDLPASYTIQYWNGTAWVNVASPVGLGLLANQYNATTFTPVSTNKIRVNVTAKATTSTGISSWKVTGN, from the coding sequence ATGATCACGCAAGCGGAGCCTAGATCGAATCGTTTTATTTTATTTGCGGCTATGCTGTTCGTAATTGCTCTATTTTTAATCGTCATGCCTAAGTTCGCTTCCGCGTACACGATCTCCAATAGTAACTTTAATATTCAAACGGGCACGAACGGAGAGATTACGTCGTTGCAACTGGCTGGCGATACCTTCCCGACGAACTACGTAATGAACGGCACGAACGCTCCTAATCAGAACACGGCAGACCACCAGTGGATGGGCGAGCTTATGTTTAAATATAAACTCGGAACGGGAGCATGGACGAACGCTTGGACGAGCAAATCCGCCGACGGCAGAACCCAAAGCCAGAGCGGAAATACGGTAACGGTCACCTATCAGAACGCGTCCAATGCGGAAGGGATCAAAAACTTCAAGGTCGTGTCGACTTATTCGCTCGCGAACGATTATTTGCTCTGGTCGATCAACGTAACGAATACGAGTACGCAATCGATCGAAATCGGCGATTTCGGCTTGCCGCTCCCGTTTAACGAGTTCTGGACGGGCGGCAACAACGAGGAAATTTATGAGACCCGGGTTTTAACCCATTCATTCGTAGGGAATAACAGCTCGTATATTACGGTCGGAAGGCCGAGCGGAATCGGACCCTCGTTGTTGATGATCCCCGATGCGACGACGGGAGCAGGCTTCGAATATCAAGACCGTTGGCGGATCGAAGAGCATCCCGGCAGCAAATGGGCGATGGATCAAGGAGGCTGGGTCGAAGGTTTGAACGTGTTCTACATTCATTCGAACGTCATTAAGAGCACGAACCGGGGTTACCTCCCGAACACGAGTTTGATTTTGGCGCCGAATCAAAGCAAAACTTACTCGTTTAAATTTTTCAAGGTTGCGAACGAGAACGCGGTAAAGGATAAGCTTTATGTAGAGGGACTCATCGACGTTACGGCGGTTCCCGGAATGATGTTCGCGACGAACATGAAGGCGAAATTCGACTTGCGCACTTCGAAGGCGATCACTTCCGTTACCGCGCAATATCCTGCCGATACCGTGATCGCTTCCCTTGGCGCGGCTGCGGGTGGACACAACGTCTACGAGCTTACGCTTAACCGTCTCGGACCTAATAACATTACGGTTAATTACGGCAGCGGCGAGAAAACGGTTCTGCAATTTTACGCGATCGAACCGATAGACGCGGCTCTGCAGAGACACTCCACCTTCATGGTCAACAGCACGCAATGGAACGCGCCGGGCCAGTTGAAAGACAAAGTTTTCGACGACTGGATGATGGACACGAAAGCGAAGCGGAACGTCTTTAACGGTTATTGGGGCTGGGGAGACGATTGGGGGTACACTCACGGACAGTTTCTGGCAGAGAAAAACGTTCAGACGCCGGTCGCCTCGGAAATTATCGCGGTCGATCAGTATTTGGAAACGGCCATCTGGAACTCGCTTATGGCCACGAACCACTCGGATTACCTCATCTACGATTTTCTGATGCCTGCTCCCAACACGACTCCGACCTACCGCGGTTACGCCTACCCCCACATCTACAATACGTATTTCAGCATGTATAAGATCGCGAAGCTGTACCCGAACGCCGTAACTTATATTCAACCGAGGAACACGTACTTGCTGCGGGCTTACAACATTTTCAAAGCGTTATACGACGGTCCCGTCGCTTACAACTGGAATACGGGATTGATGGGAGAGCTAACGACGCCGGAAATCATTAAAGCCTTGCAAGACGAAGGTTATACGACGCAAGCGAACGACGTCATCGCGAAGATGGCGACGAAATACAACAACTTCAAGAATACGACATACCCTTACGGCTCCGAATACAACTATGACAATACGGGCGAAGAAGCGGTGTACACTCTGGCGAAGATGAACAACAATACGACGATGAAAAGCAAGATCAACGCCAAAACGCGCGCCGCCCGCGGACATATGCCGGTCTGGTATTACTACGCGGATCCGGTTACGATTACCGGGGAGAATTGGTGGAACTTCCAATATACCGTTTCGTTGGCGGGATACGCGATGGACGATTGGATTCGCAATCATTCCGCGACGCCGGAAGTCGAGCAGCGCATGTCGTATGCGGCGAAGATAGCCAACGTCGGCGCGATCAATTCCGGTCAGATCAGCTCGGATCCGGCCAATATCGGAGCGGTAGCTTGGACTTATCAAGCGGAGAAAGGGAATTACGGCGCTCTCGGACATGGCGGAGGACCGTTGCAGAACGGTTGGAGAGGGATGTCGGGAGAAGCGGATTTGGGCTTGTTCGGAGCGATTAAGATTTTGAGCTCCGACGTCGCGGTGGATCCCATCTTCGGCTTATATTGCTATGGCTGCGACGTGTCGTCTAGCGGCGGTAATTACTCCGTCATCCCGAAAGACGGCGTATTCCAGCGGTTGAACTTGATCACGGAGAAGTTCGGCATGGAACTGGAACGCGACAAGTACTCCGCGGCTACCGTGGCTATCGCCAAGAACTACGTCAACTTTACGTTGTCGAATACGACGCCGGGAACGGCGCACACGACGAAAGTCACGTTCTCGGGTCTTGCCGCCGGTTCCTACAATATTCTGGTGAACAACGCGGCAGCGGGAAGCGTTAACGTAACGAGCGGCAACAAGGCGACGATCAGCATCAACGTGGGAACTGCAGCCACGTATGACGTGAAGCTTCAGCAAGGGACGCCTCCGGCGAATACGGCACCGGTCGTGAACGCGGGAACGAACGGGACGTTTACTTTGCCGGCTAGCGTCGTACTTGCCGGTACGGTAACCGACGACGGCTTGCCAAGCGGAACGGTGACGACGGCATGGAGTCTTCAGAGCGGTCCGGGGACGGCGACCTTCGCGAACGCCGGCGCGGCGAATACGACGGCGACCGTGACGGTTGCGGGGACGTACGTATTCAAATTAACCGCCAGCGACGGCAGCTTGTCATCCAGTGCGACGGTAACCCATACCGTGAATCCATCGTTACCTGTTCCGGAAGTCGTCGCCAAATATTTGTTTAACGAGACAAGCGGAACAGCGGCGAGCGATTCGTCCGGCAATGGCAAGCACGCAACGTTAACCGGAGGGACGACATGGGCGGCCGGACATGCGGGCAATGCTCTAAGCCTGAACGGAAGTAATGCTTACGCAAACTTACCTAACGGAATCGTAAGCAATCTAAACGACTTTACGATCGCGACGTGGGTTAAAGTAAACAGCTTAAGCAACTGGGCGCGTATATTCGACTTCGGCACGGGAACAAGTAACTACATGTTCCTCGCTCCGCAAGCCGGAGGCGCGGGCATCAGGTTTGCGATTACGACAGGGGGCAACGGTTCGGAGCAAGTATTGAACGCGCCGGTGTTGCCGACGGGAGTATGGAAACATGTTGCCGTTACTCTTACGGGAACGACAGGACGGCTTTACGTCGATGGCGTTCAAGTCGCGATTAATGCGAGCATGACGCTTAAGCCATCGAGCTTAGGTACGACCAACTTGAATTACATCGGTAAATCCCAGTTCGGAGATCCGTACCTGAACGGGCTAGTCGACGATTTCCAGATCTATAGCAGAGCGCTCAGCGTAACGGAAATCGGCACGCTGTTTAACGGTAGTCCGAGCTCTTCCAACATCGCTCCTCTAGGCACGGCTACGACCTCGTTCGTCTCCAGCTGGGAAAGTCTGACCGGACTTAACGACGGGTATACGCCGACCAGTTCGATCGACCGTGGACATCCTATCTATGGAAACTGGGATAATCCGAATACGACGCAATGGGTGCAGTACGATTTCGCTCAGAATTACACGATTTCCGGCGTCGATGTTTACTGGTTCGATGATGATCAAGGAATTGATCTCCCGGCTTCGTATACGATCCAATATTGGAACGGCACGGCTTGGGTTAACGTAGCGAGTCCGGTCGGCCTCGGTTTGCTGGCGAACCAGTACAATGCGACGACCTTCACGCCGGTGTCTACGAACAAGATACGTGTGAACGTCACCGCGAAGGCGACAACCTCGACGGGAATTTCGTCCTGGAAGGTGACGGGAAATTAA
- a CDS encoding response regulator transcription factor, whose product MDSVKVWIVEDDKDWLRGLSAYLGAQAGIEVTFTADNPESVRQALERTSIVNSMDVESAGAQDAMVEESSVNSADVVLMDIMLNGVPAGIGLAEEVATTIGARVIMLTSMEEKDLIFRSFQAGAIDYQIKSDYVALPDAIKAAARRESPISSAAADRMREEFRRLKRMEREFEAKKMQDLITPSELELLKLIDKGYTQTEIAGRLVVSIRTVKNHINHILKKLGSKGSKEAAQEAKEKGLF is encoded by the coding sequence GTGGATAGCGTCAAAGTTTGGATCGTCGAAGATGATAAGGACTGGCTTCGCGGCCTGAGCGCCTATTTAGGTGCGCAAGCCGGTATCGAGGTTACTTTTACGGCGGATAATCCGGAAAGCGTGCGGCAAGCTCTAGAGAGAACGTCGATTGTGAACTCGATGGATGTTGAATCTGCAGGCGCTCAAGATGCAATGGTTGAGGAGTCTAGTGTGAATTCGGCGGATGTCGTTTTAATGGACATTATGTTGAACGGAGTACCGGCGGGGATAGGGCTAGCTGAAGAAGTGGCAACAACGATCGGTGCCAGAGTGATCATGTTAACTTCGATGGAGGAGAAAGACCTTATTTTCCGCTCGTTCCAAGCAGGTGCCATCGATTATCAGATTAAATCCGATTACGTTGCACTACCCGATGCGATTAAAGCTGCAGCGCGTCGGGAGTCTCCGATTAGCTCGGCAGCAGCGGATCGAATGCGTGAGGAGTTTCGTCGTTTGAAACGGATGGAGCGGGAGTTCGAGGCTAAGAAAATGCAGGATCTCATTACGCCTTCCGAATTAGAGCTTTTAAAGCTCATCGACAAAGGCTACACCCAAACGGAAATCGCGGGCAGACTCGTCGTCTCGATCCGAACCGTCAAAAACCACATCAACCACATCCTTAAGAAACTAGGCTCCAAAGGCTCAAAAGAAGCGGCTCAAGAGGCGAAGGAGAAGGGATTGTTTTAA